Proteins encoded by one window of Candidatus Sumerlaea chitinivorans:
- a CDS encoding ADP-ribosylglycohydrolase, whose amino-acid sequence MEETLDLYRGALVGAAVGEALGATVDELSRTEVRKQYGVHREIVGGGRLRVKPGERGDETLLALAVARALADKGDVDLREIVKRLVECFGARSTEQRGTGPVTNAVLSVLKPRAKDLFAPAKKIAEQLGDEAAGCGALLRVMPVGLLRRVLFKELITDTIQVCRLTHFDQRCVDAAIAYNFGISYLTSGKDPSKLLFKTWRFVADARESREYRELVGTDSPSEDMVKALRAVNSLQYEDLKSDGRAIHAAQAAYWIVLNAIDFEEGLVRTVNLGGDAATLGAIAGAFLGARFGAHAIPERWLNQLEYRDEFEAIAKKLCILAEPKK is encoded by the coding sequence ATGGAAGAAACTCTGGACCTGTACCGAGGCGCACTCGTGGGTGCTGCTGTAGGTGAAGCATTGGGTGCCACCGTAGACGAGCTCTCGCGCACAGAGGTCCGAAAACAGTATGGTGTTCACCGGGAGATCGTGGGTGGGGGAAGACTACGAGTAAAGCCCGGCGAAAGAGGCGACGAGACGCTGCTTGCTCTTGCCGTCGCGCGTGCGCTTGCAGATAAAGGCGACGTAGATTTGCGCGAAATCGTCAAGCGATTAGTAGAGTGCTTCGGGGCACGGTCAACAGAGCAACGCGGAACAGGCCCCGTGACCAATGCTGTTCTGAGTGTTTTGAAGCCCCGCGCTAAGGATCTATTTGCGCCCGCCAAAAAGATTGCTGAACAGTTAGGCGACGAAGCAGCGGGTTGTGGGGCTCTCCTGCGTGTGATGCCCGTTGGCCTTCTACGGCGTGTGTTGTTCAAGGAACTGATCACTGACACCATTCAGGTGTGCCGGCTAACGCATTTTGACCAACGATGCGTGGACGCCGCCATCGCCTACAACTTTGGGATTTCGTATCTCACCTCAGGTAAGGATCCGTCCAAGCTTCTGTTTAAGACATGGCGTTTTGTCGCCGATGCACGAGAATCACGCGAGTATCGTGAGCTTGTGGGGACAGACTCCCCGTCCGAAGACATGGTCAAGGCGTTGCGGGCTGTGAACTCGCTTCAATACGAGGATTTGAAATCCGACGGCCGTGCTATCCATGCCGCTCAGGCCGCCTATTGGATTGTTCTCAACGCAATTGATTTTGAGGAAGGACTGGTCCGCACTGTTAACTTGGGGGGAGATGCTGCAACTCTTGGTGCAATTGCGGGCGCATTTTTAGGGGCACGGTTCGGCGCGCATGCTATTCCGGAGCGCTGGTTAAACCAGCTTGAATATCGTGACGAATTCGAGGCAATCGCCAAAAAGCTGTGCATCCTCGCTGAACCGAAAAAATAA
- a CDS encoding Aspartate aminotransferase, whose amino-acid sequence MAQVAKRLQQVPPYIFVELDRMKEEAIAEGQDVISLSIGDPDLPTPQIIVQALAEGAAIPQNHRYPLGAGKLELRQEIAHYYARIYGVELDPKDEIIALIGSKEGIGHFPLAFVDDGDVVLYPEPGYPVYRIATLFAGGIPIAMPLRPENKFLPDLEAIGRDVLERTKIMFLNYPNNPTAAFATEEFFERVVALAKRYGFIVVHDAAYLDLAFYGKRAVSFLQIPGAKEVGIEMHSFSKTFNMTGWRLGFACGNAELVQALLAIKSNLDSGVFGAIQHAGIVALRHYDEIVPPLLETYQKRAEVLVRGLEKIGWEDFTRPEGTFYVWLRTRGKRSSFEMTRELLRRCAVMVTPGTAFGDAGEGFIRMAVTAPEERIAEALQRIERANL is encoded by the coding sequence ATGGCACAGGTTGCAAAACGGCTGCAGCAGGTTCCTCCATACATCTTTGTCGAATTGGACCGCATGAAAGAGGAGGCAATTGCAGAAGGGCAGGACGTCATAAGCCTCAGCATTGGCGACCCTGATCTCCCTACCCCACAAATTATTGTTCAGGCACTGGCCGAGGGTGCCGCGATTCCCCAAAACCATCGATACCCGCTCGGTGCTGGAAAACTCGAATTGCGCCAAGAGATCGCCCACTACTATGCCCGTATCTATGGGGTAGAACTGGACCCAAAAGACGAAATCATCGCGCTCATTGGCTCGAAAGAGGGTATTGGCCATTTTCCTCTGGCCTTTGTGGACGACGGAGATGTCGTCCTCTATCCAGAGCCGGGCTACCCGGTCTATCGTATAGCGACCCTTTTCGCCGGAGGCATCCCGATTGCGATGCCGCTACGCCCAGAAAACAAGTTCCTTCCCGACTTGGAAGCCATCGGTCGGGATGTCTTGGAACGGACAAAAATCATGTTTTTGAACTATCCAAATAATCCAACCGCAGCATTTGCGACGGAGGAGTTTTTTGAGCGGGTTGTCGCCCTTGCGAAGCGCTACGGCTTTATCGTGGTCCACGACGCCGCGTACCTTGACTTGGCGTTTTACGGAAAGCGAGCGGTGAGCTTCCTGCAAATTCCTGGCGCCAAAGAAGTCGGCATTGAAATGCACTCGTTCTCGAAAACCTTTAATATGACCGGCTGGCGCTTAGGGTTTGCGTGCGGCAATGCGGAACTTGTTCAAGCTTTGCTGGCGATTAAGTCGAACCTGGATTCTGGAGTTTTTGGTGCAATTCAGCATGCTGGAATTGTGGCGCTTCGCCATTACGACGAGATTGTGCCCCCATTGTTAGAGACCTACCAAAAACGAGCTGAGGTGCTGGTTCGGGGCCTTGAAAAAATCGGCTGGGAAGATTTTACACGCCCGGAAGGGACGTTTTACGTTTGGTTGCGAACACGCGGCAAGAGGTCTTCTTTTGAAATGACTCGTGAGCTTCTGCGTCGCTGCGCGGTTATGGTAACACCCGGCACTGCGTTCGGGGATGCCGGCGAAGGGTTCATACGCATGGCTGTCACTGCTCCTGAGGAAAGAATTGCAGAAGCTCTACAACGGATTGAAAGGGCTAACCTATGA
- a CDS encoding 3'->5' exoribonuclease Bsu YhaM, with translation MLQDVQIRNRKDGTSFATIVLRDATGKITGIMWDNFESLRNQTIKVNDVVQVTGDVQKFQNKLQMRVTRVSRVNESDVLLNDLLPSTPFPVEELKKEFRGYLAQIRDKDLKRLVQRIFDDPKRWDAFCKAPSAVSMHQGYLGGLLEHTVFVTRNALRIAENYPQVNRDLLVAGALLHDIGKIAEFEYERQIAYTDVGRLIGHIPIGHALIEVECSRIPNFPANKKILIQHMILSHHGHLEFGSPKRPKTLEAIILHHADLLDAQISNYLEIAGNLQKVGAKWEYSPMFERYIFGGTPDMLQAPPTLLETSSQSSELDHPVRPRSGNRAEEGLSKDDLLGLVEDPLEE, from the coding sequence ATGCTGCAAGACGTGCAGATTCGGAATCGAAAAGACGGAACCAGCTTTGCCACCATTGTTTTGCGTGATGCCACGGGCAAAATCACTGGCATCATGTGGGATAATTTCGAATCCCTTCGCAACCAAACCATAAAGGTGAATGATGTCGTTCAAGTTACGGGCGATGTCCAGAAGTTTCAGAACAAGCTTCAAATGCGCGTCACGCGGGTCAGCAGGGTAAACGAGTCGGATGTTCTGCTGAATGATCTTCTTCCATCAACGCCGTTCCCCGTCGAGGAACTGAAGAAGGAGTTTCGAGGCTATCTTGCGCAGATTCGTGACAAAGATTTGAAACGGCTAGTGCAGCGCATCTTCGACGATCCAAAGCGATGGGACGCTTTCTGCAAAGCCCCAAGCGCTGTATCTATGCATCAGGGGTACCTTGGGGGATTGCTCGAGCACACAGTCTTCGTAACGCGAAATGCGCTCCGGATCGCTGAAAACTACCCACAGGTCAACCGCGATCTACTTGTGGCAGGTGCACTACTCCATGATATTGGGAAAATTGCCGAGTTTGAGTATGAACGTCAGATTGCGTACACCGACGTTGGACGACTCATCGGGCATATTCCGATTGGGCACGCGCTCATCGAGGTAGAGTGCAGTCGCATCCCCAATTTCCCAGCGAACAAAAAGATCCTCATTCAACACATGATCCTAAGCCATCACGGCCACCTTGAGTTCGGGTCCCCCAAAAGACCCAAGACATTAGAGGCAATTATTCTCCATCACGCCGATTTGTTGGACGCACAGATTTCCAACTATCTGGAGATAGCTGGAAATCTGCAGAAAGTGGGAGCAAAGTGGGAGTATAGCCCGATGTTTGAGCGCTATATCTTTGGTGGAACTCCCGACATGCTCCAGGCACCACCAACGCTGCTTGAAACATCGTCACAATCGTCGGAACTCGATCATCCCGTACGACCCCGAAGTGGGAACAGGGCAGAGGAGGGCTTGTCGAAGGACGATTTGCTGGGATTGGTCGAAGACCCCTTGGAAGAGTAG
- a CDS encoding Glucose-1-phosphate thymidylyltransferase yields MKGIILAGGLGTRLYPLTKITNKHLLPVYDKPMVYYPLEQLVGAGIRDIMLVTGGTYAGHFLNLLENGGEFGLRRLHYAFQRGEGGIADALKLAEDFVDNDRCVVILGDNIFENPIAPSVERFRAQAGGARILLKEVPDPQRFGVAELRDGKVVSIEEKPLQPKSPYAVTGVYMYDAYVWEVLKTLKPSKRGELEITDVNNAYIARNALEYDIVEGWWTDAGTFESLLRANLLVAEQRKASAPSA; encoded by the coding sequence ATGAAAGGCATTATTCTTGCGGGAGGATTGGGTACGCGACTCTATCCTCTAACCAAAATTACCAATAAGCACCTGCTTCCAGTTTACGATAAACCGATGGTGTATTACCCTCTCGAGCAGCTTGTAGGGGCCGGCATCCGTGATATCATGCTTGTGACGGGCGGAACCTACGCCGGCCACTTTCTCAACCTACTTGAGAATGGCGGCGAGTTCGGCCTGAGGCGCCTACACTATGCTTTCCAGCGTGGAGAAGGTGGCATCGCTGACGCGCTGAAGCTTGCCGAGGACTTTGTGGATAACGATCGCTGTGTGGTCATTTTAGGGGATAACATCTTTGAGAATCCTATAGCTCCGTCTGTTGAGCGGTTTCGTGCTCAAGCCGGCGGCGCAAGAATTCTGCTGAAAGAAGTACCAGATCCGCAACGATTCGGTGTGGCAGAGTTGCGAGACGGAAAAGTGGTTTCGATCGAGGAAAAGCCGCTTCAACCGAAAAGTCCGTACGCAGTCACCGGCGTCTATATGTACGACGCGTACGTTTGGGAAGTTCTCAAAACCCTCAAGCCCAGCAAGCGAGGTGAGCTTGAGATCACAGACGTTAACAATGCCTACATTGCGCGCAATGCGCTTGAGTATGACATTGTGGAAGGTTGGTGGACGGACGCGGGGACTTTTGAGAGCCTGCTTCGCGCAAATCTTCTTGTAGCTGAGCAGCGAAAAGCCTCTGCCCCATCCGCTTAG
- a CDS encoding glycosyltransferase, with product MVTSSEQPRIRIAYFITSLEVGGSERQLVSWLRGLSPERYERHLICLSGFGPLENEARATGAVLHDLRYPRLKAAGTIQWQNIPAAALTLVRLVRLLREIQPHVLHTMIPVCNVLGAIAGKIAGVPRMACTKLALGAYRDKARLLPKIEDVTDRWFHLIHCKSRGILEDIARRQPIPRERMRVIYNGISVSRFDIVCDRERVREELNIPQDAFVIGMVANLIPYKGHREAIEAFAQLHAKHGNIRLLLVGRDDGIGDELRALAEELRVGEKVIFTGPRSDIPQVMIAMDVLLSASHEEGFSNVLLEAMASRLPIVATRVGGNPEAVVDGETGFLVDVKAPEQIAKAFSTLIENPNLARRMGQAGRERVEREFSYEAMMQGLERFYEELLQDIDLSRHAQA from the coding sequence TTGGTTACAAGCAGCGAGCAGCCGCGAATTCGCATTGCCTACTTTATCACAAGTCTCGAAGTAGGCGGTAGCGAGCGTCAGCTTGTCTCTTGGTTGCGAGGGCTAAGTCCAGAACGCTATGAGCGTCATCTGATCTGTCTTTCTGGCTTTGGGCCCTTGGAGAACGAGGCTCGTGCGACTGGCGCTGTCCTCCATGACCTTCGGTATCCGAGACTCAAAGCTGCAGGGACGATTCAGTGGCAGAACATTCCCGCGGCTGCGCTGACACTTGTGAGGCTGGTTCGGTTACTTCGGGAAATTCAACCCCACGTCTTACACACGATGATTCCCGTGTGCAATGTCTTGGGTGCCATAGCTGGGAAGATCGCGGGCGTACCGCGCATGGCGTGTACGAAACTCGCATTGGGGGCATACCGCGATAAAGCACGCTTGTTGCCAAAGATCGAGGATGTGACAGACCGTTGGTTTCATCTCATCCATTGCAAGTCCCGCGGGATCCTTGAGGATATTGCAAGAAGGCAGCCCATCCCAAGAGAACGAATGCGCGTGATTTACAACGGCATTAGTGTGAGCCGGTTTGATATTGTGTGCGATCGGGAACGAGTTCGAGAAGAACTCAACATCCCACAGGACGCATTTGTGATCGGCATGGTTGCAAACCTAATTCCATACAAAGGCCACCGGGAAGCGATTGAAGCCTTTGCTCAACTGCATGCTAAGCATGGGAATATCCGCCTTTTGCTTGTTGGTCGTGACGATGGGATCGGCGACGAGCTTCGCGCATTGGCGGAAGAACTTAGGGTGGGAGAGAAAGTGATATTTACTGGACCGCGGAGCGATATCCCACAAGTTATGATTGCAATGGACGTGCTTCTCAGTGCGTCACATGAGGAAGGCTTCTCAAATGTCCTGCTTGAGGCTATGGCCAGCCGCCTACCAATCGTTGCTACTCGCGTCGGCGGCAATCCAGAGGCTGTCGTGGATGGCGAAACGGGATTCCTTGTTGATGTGAAGGCTCCCGAACAAATTGCGAAGGCATTCTCCACCTTAATTGAGAATCCTAACCTCGCAAGGCGCATGGGCCAGGCGGGGCGAGAGCGAGTCGAACGAGAATTCTCGTATGAAGCGATGATGCAGGGACTCGAAAGGTTCTATGAGGAACTGCTTCAAGACATTGACTTGTCGCGTCACGCTCAAGCGTGA
- a CDS encoding type IV pili twitching motility protein PilT, with amino-acid sequence MLEMNEMLKLVVERDASDLHISVGKPPVMRLHGTLDIVDPNIITPEDSDRLMREITPPRYQQMIQETGSADFAYAYSDLARFRCAVFRARGNISIVMRLIPSKILTFDQLGLPRDSIIEVLHAHRGLVLVTGPTGSGKTTTLATMIDYINSERYVHIITIEDPLEYIHPHKKAIVTHRELHVDTPSFAYALRGALRQDPDVILVGEMRDLETMEAAITAAETGHLVFATLHTVSASETVNRIIDAFPVNQQEQIRAVLSVALRTIIAQTLVPRASGKGRVAAYEILHNTPAVANLIREKKVNRIISTIQTSAKQGMITLDDYLLNLYKRGIITGEVALQRCHYPNEMREKMMALLSEQGSEGQPAA; translated from the coding sequence ATGCTTGAAATGAACGAAATGCTCAAGCTTGTGGTGGAACGTGACGCATCAGACCTGCATATTTCGGTGGGTAAGCCACCTGTCATGCGTTTGCACGGAACACTCGACATCGTAGACCCCAACATCATCACACCCGAGGACTCCGACCGCCTTATGCGCGAAATCACGCCGCCCCGGTATCAGCAAATGATCCAAGAAACCGGGAGTGCTGACTTCGCGTACGCCTACAGCGATTTAGCGCGTTTCCGGTGCGCAGTCTTTCGCGCGCGCGGCAACATTTCGATCGTGATGCGTCTCATCCCTTCCAAAATTTTAACATTTGACCAACTTGGGTTGCCGCGAGATTCTATCATTGAGGTGCTCCACGCCCACCGTGGCTTGGTGCTCGTGACTGGTCCCACTGGATCCGGTAAAACCACAACGTTGGCGACCATGATCGATTACATCAATTCCGAGCGCTACGTGCACATCATTACAATCGAGGATCCCTTAGAGTACATTCACCCCCACAAGAAAGCTATTGTCACGCACCGAGAGCTTCACGTCGATACCCCAAGCTTTGCATACGCGCTGCGTGGCGCGTTGCGTCAGGACCCAGACGTCATCCTGGTCGGTGAAATGCGCGACCTTGAGACGATGGAAGCCGCAATCACGGCTGCGGAAACAGGTCACTTGGTGTTTGCAACGTTGCACACCGTGAGTGCATCCGAAACTGTAAACCGCATCATTGACGCATTCCCGGTGAACCAACAGGAGCAGATCCGTGCCGTGCTCTCTGTGGCGCTTCGCACAATCATCGCCCAGACGCTTGTTCCGCGTGCGAGCGGTAAGGGCCGTGTTGCTGCGTACGAAATCCTTCACAACACTCCCGCAGTGGCAAACCTAATCCGCGAGAAGAAGGTGAACCGTATTATTTCCACGATCCAAACGAGCGCGAAGCAGGGCATGATTACTCTCGATGACTATCTGCTCAATCTGTACAAGCGTGGGATCATTACGGGTGAAGTTGCGCTCCAGCGTTGCCATTATCCAAACGAAATGCGAGAAAAGATGATGGCACTGCTGAGCGAACAAGGTTCGGAGGGGCAGCCAGCGGCTTAG
- a CDS encoding Guanylate kinase yields the protein MPIELESLAMLIVLSSPSGGGKSSVCRALLESDPKLEYSVSVTSRPPRPGEVNGRDYWFVSEEEFHRLVSEGAFYEWAQVHGNYYGTRRDLIEARLAEKKDVVLDLDVVGGLNVKKLNDRAVLIYILPPSMKVLEERLRSRATDSEAEIQKRLRNAVHEINFAEKYDYVVINDDLPQTIATIRKIIAAERHSSRHQRVKITPDEIV from the coding sequence ATGCCAATTGAGTTAGAATCACTCGCAATGCTTATTGTTTTGTCTTCGCCGAGTGGTGGCGGGAAGAGCTCGGTCTGCCGCGCTCTTCTTGAGTCCGATCCTAAACTTGAATACTCAGTGTCGGTGACAAGTCGCCCCCCTCGGCCGGGAGAGGTTAACGGACGAGACTATTGGTTCGTTTCAGAAGAAGAATTTCACCGTCTCGTCAGTGAGGGGGCCTTTTACGAGTGGGCTCAGGTCCACGGGAATTATTACGGCACCCGACGCGATCTCATCGAAGCCAGGCTTGCTGAGAAAAAGGACGTTGTGCTCGACCTTGATGTTGTAGGCGGTTTGAACGTCAAGAAATTGAATGATCGGGCAGTACTGATTTATATCCTGCCGCCTTCGATGAAAGTTTTGGAAGAACGATTGCGGAGTCGTGCTACAGATTCAGAAGCTGAAATTCAAAAGCGGCTACGCAACGCAGTCCATGAAATCAATTTTGCCGAGAAATATGACTACGTCGTGATCAACGACGATCTGCCCCAAACCATTGCTACCATTCGCAAGATCATCGCAGCCGAGCGACACTCTTCGCGCCACCAACGCGTGAAGATTACCCCAGACGAAATCGTATAA
- a CDS encoding Ethanolamine utilization polyhedral-body-like protein EutN, translating to MIMGRVVGTVVSTHKDEGMTGFKLLLVQNLSLDMKLTNSYVVACDAVGAGIGEVVIVVQGSSARLTEQTKNKPVDAAIICIVDSVEIGGKLIYEKAREAVSLA from the coding sequence ATGATTATGGGAAGAGTCGTTGGCACGGTCGTTTCCACCCACAAAGACGAAGGCATGACAGGGTTTAAACTCCTGCTGGTTCAGAATCTCAGCCTTGATATGAAGCTGACGAATTCGTATGTCGTCGCGTGTGATGCCGTTGGAGCTGGCATCGGGGAAGTGGTGATCGTTGTTCAAGGTAGCAGCGCTCGTCTTACCGAGCAGACCAAGAACAAGCCGGTGGATGCGGCCATCATCTGCATTGTTGATTCTGTGGAAATTGGGGGAAAACTCATTTACGAGAAAGCTCGCGAAGCCGTATCTTTGGCATGA
- a CDS encoding tRNA nucleotidyltransferase has translation MSHNEQLARTVVQALREHGYEAYFVGGCVRDRLLGREPNEFDVATNAPPNVVQGLFPKTVLVGAKFGVVTVVSDCAQVEVATFRSESGYVDHRHPSHVAFGSVEEDAQRRDFTINALYQDPFTGTILDLVGGRSDLQRRLVRAIGRPVERFQEDALRLLRALRFAASLEFTIEPSTWEAICQTRELIQEISAERVRDELVRGFTSPHPDRFLELLDASGLLAILLPEVEAMKGCEQPPEYHPEGDVFTHTKLMLKYLAERNSSPSIALAFAVLLHDVGKPPTAEKCNGRIRFNNHDKVGAELADHICRRLAFPNELRKNVVEMVRRHMTFLNLPNMRESTLRRFLAAPTIEEEIELHRVDCLASHGNLQNADLAESKLRQLVTEGPAALPPPLLNGHDLIALGFTPSPQFKHILRSVQDAQLEGKLQDKQDAIRYVLNTFGKPKANTVDQANQLADEAEKPSTL, from the coding sequence ATGTCTCACAACGAACAACTGGCACGCACAGTGGTGCAGGCTCTCCGAGAGCACGGCTATGAAGCCTATTTCGTGGGTGGCTGCGTGCGGGATCGCCTTTTGGGCCGAGAGCCCAACGAATTCGACGTTGCTACAAATGCTCCGCCCAATGTGGTGCAGGGACTATTTCCGAAAACTGTCCTTGTAGGAGCGAAATTTGGCGTTGTCACCGTGGTCAGTGATTGCGCGCAGGTGGAAGTCGCGACCTTTCGCTCCGAATCTGGCTATGTGGATCATCGGCATCCCTCGCATGTTGCTTTCGGGTCCGTGGAGGAGGATGCTCAGCGCCGAGATTTCACAATCAATGCGTTGTACCAAGACCCATTTACAGGCACCATTCTTGACCTTGTTGGCGGCCGTTCCGACCTCCAGCGTCGCTTGGTGCGGGCGATCGGACGCCCAGTGGAGCGCTTTCAGGAAGACGCTTTGCGACTGCTAAGGGCCCTTCGGTTTGCTGCCTCGCTCGAATTCACAATCGAGCCAAGCACATGGGAGGCCATTTGCCAAACGCGCGAGCTTATCCAGGAAATCTCCGCGGAACGCGTCCGGGACGAGCTTGTCCGCGGCTTTACATCGCCGCACCCCGATCGTTTTCTTGAACTCTTGGACGCTTCCGGCTTGCTTGCGATTCTTCTCCCTGAAGTGGAGGCAATGAAAGGGTGCGAACAGCCTCCAGAATATCATCCGGAAGGCGACGTCTTCACCCACACAAAACTGATGCTAAAGTACCTTGCCGAAAGAAATTCCAGTCCCAGTATCGCACTCGCTTTTGCTGTCCTTCTCCACGATGTCGGGAAACCCCCGACGGCGGAGAAGTGCAATGGCCGTATCCGTTTCAACAATCACGATAAAGTGGGAGCGGAGCTTGCCGACCACATTTGTCGTCGATTGGCATTTCCCAACGAATTGCGCAAGAACGTGGTCGAAATGGTTCGGCGTCACATGACCTTTCTAAATCTTCCGAACATGCGCGAAAGCACTCTGCGGCGCTTTTTGGCTGCTCCCACCATCGAAGAGGAAATTGAACTGCACCGAGTAGATTGTCTTGCGAGTCACGGCAATCTTCAAAATGCCGACTTGGCAGAATCCAAGCTGCGTCAGCTGGTGACAGAGGGCCCAGCAGCACTTCCTCCACCTTTGCTCAACGGCCACGATCTCATCGCTCTGGGGTTCACCCCCAGCCCCCAGTTTAAACACATTCTGCGGAGTGTCCAAGATGCGCAACTTGAAGGCAAGCTTCAGGACAAGCAGGATGCAATCCGATACGTCTTGAACACGTTTGGAAAGCCCAAAGCAAACACGGTCGACCAAGCAAACCAATTAGCAGATGAAGCAGAAAAGCCGAGCACCTTGTGA
- a CDS encoding Aminopeptidase YpdF (MP-, MA-, MS-, AP-, NP- specific) gives MKSPLDLSRRLHRLRLAMQDAKLDALLISTRPNCLYLSHLPSSHSLILVLQDKAFFFTDFRYIEIAERSLSHLTVVRISQNGMSEIGEIIQRHRIHRLGFEGRWEFQSVQKLQACLNSTCELVESGRLLRRLRAVKDLQEIRAIEQAQRINERILRSAVRHIERGITEQALQRYIRTQMIALGVEEAFETIVAFGPTSSLPHARPGRRRIENSGLVLIDMGVKKAFYHSDMTRTLGWRIVTPEIRNIYEIVLEAQSAAFEKIRPGISAREVDAAARQIIAAHGYGECFGHGLGHGVGLEIHEAPTLNPNSEDVLEERMVVTVEPGIYLPGKGGVRIEDLVIVTKNGPRNLTRFPKSFVTLS, from the coding sequence ATGAAATCACCGCTTGACCTGTCCCGTCGCCTGCACCGCCTCCGGCTTGCGATGCAGGATGCTAAACTCGACGCTTTACTAATTTCCACGCGGCCAAACTGCCTTTACCTGAGTCACTTGCCCAGCAGTCATTCGCTGATTCTCGTACTGCAGGATAAAGCATTCTTCTTTACGGATTTTCGCTATATCGAAATCGCGGAGCGATCGCTATCGCACCTTACTGTTGTGCGGATTTCCCAAAATGGCATGAGCGAAATCGGTGAGATAATCCAACGACACCGCATTCACCGACTCGGGTTCGAAGGACGCTGGGAGTTTCAGTCGGTTCAGAAGTTACAGGCCTGTCTTAATTCCACGTGTGAATTGGTCGAGTCAGGTCGCCTCTTGCGCCGATTGCGTGCCGTAAAAGATCTTCAAGAGATACGGGCGATTGAGCAAGCACAACGTATTAACGAACGAATTCTCCGCTCTGCCGTGCGGCACATCGAAAGAGGGATCACAGAGCAAGCCCTGCAGCGCTACATCCGAACCCAAATGATCGCTCTCGGCGTGGAGGAGGCATTTGAGACAATTGTCGCCTTTGGACCAACCAGTTCCTTGCCCCACGCCAGACCGGGAAGGCGACGCATCGAAAATTCAGGTCTAGTTTTGATAGACATGGGGGTAAAAAAAGCATTTTACCACAGCGATATGACGCGAACGTTAGGTTGGAGAATCGTCACACCCGAGATCCGAAATATTTACGAAATCGTCTTGGAAGCTCAAAGTGCGGCATTTGAGAAAATCCGGCCCGGGATCTCTGCCCGCGAGGTTGATGCTGCGGCGCGGCAGATCATTGCTGCGCACGGATACGGAGAATGTTTTGGCCACGGATTAGGACACGGCGTTGGGTTAGAAATCCATGAGGCGCCAACGCTCAACCCCAACTCAGAGGACGTTCTTGAGGAACGAATGGTGGTCACAGTAGAACCGGGGATCTACCTGCCGGGGAAAGGTGGGGTCCGCATCGAGGACCTTGTAATTGTGACGAAGAACGGGCCCCGCAACCTGACGCGATTTCCAAAGAGTTTTGTCACGCTTAGTTGA
- a CDS encoding 3-methyl-2-oxobutanoate hydroxymethyltransferase, protein MSAQGQATTEPKRRVHHFAMLKQRNQPIVVVTAYDYPTGLAADEAGVDAILVGDSLGMVALGFESTIPVTMDMMVHHTAAVRRAVRRAFLIADMPYLSYQVSAEEAVRNAGRLVQEGGAEAVKIEGGREMVPVIRRILEAGIPVLGHIGLLPQSIHKLGGYRVQGRDDEAAASLLEDARALEEAGVFAIVLEAMDPDTATQISRSLHVPTIGIGAGRNCDGQVLVLSDLAGLIPRTPPKFAKRYCDTFGLIKQAIEDYREEVRTRKFPEPQHEY, encoded by the coding sequence ATGAGCGCACAAGGCCAAGCGACAACTGAACCCAAGCGGCGGGTCCACCATTTCGCAATGCTCAAGCAGCGCAATCAGCCCATCGTTGTCGTTACAGCTTACGATTACCCCACCGGGTTAGCTGCCGACGAAGCGGGGGTAGATGCCATCCTCGTTGGCGATTCTTTGGGAATGGTAGCGTTGGGGTTCGAGTCCACGATCCCCGTGACCATGGACATGATGGTTCATCACACCGCTGCAGTACGCCGTGCTGTGCGGCGGGCCTTCCTTATCGCGGACATGCCCTATTTGTCCTATCAAGTCTCAGCTGAAGAGGCAGTGCGCAATGCAGGGCGCTTAGTACAAGAAGGCGGCGCCGAAGCCGTAAAAATTGAAGGCGGGCGAGAAATGGTGCCCGTCATTCGTCGAATTCTCGAAGCGGGCATTCCCGTACTTGGTCATATTGGCTTGCTACCACAGTCAATCCACAAACTCGGTGGATACCGAGTTCAGGGGCGCGACGACGAGGCGGCAGCCTCGCTGCTTGAGGATGCTCGTGCGCTTGAGGAGGCTGGGGTCTTTGCCATCGTGCTGGAGGCCATGGACCCAGACACGGCAACGCAAATCAGTCGTTCACTCCATGTTCCTACGATTGGCATCGGGGCTGGCCGCAACTGCGACGGACAAGTCCTGGTGTTGAGCGATCTCGCCGGTCTGATACCACGGACTCCCCCCAAGTTTGCCAAGCGCTATTGCGACACTTTTGGCCTAATCAAACAGGCAATTGAAGATTATCGTGAGGAAGTGCGCACCAGAAAGTTTCCCGAGCCGCAGCATGAGTATTGA